A window of the Alnus glutinosa chromosome 4, dhAlnGlut1.1, whole genome shotgun sequence genome harbors these coding sequences:
- the LOC133867299 gene encoding probable WRKY transcription factor 50 isoform X1: MLSSFTYFHARSKMSAGNNYRPLDLPQRESLYHADQSSFELPDDHEYNYMFDEYLLQEDPLSNINASGSVQNPLYQANEVAESGGSGGCSYPEGSSTTTRELESTGNERREAVRERVAFRTISEVEVLDDGFKWRKYGKKMVKNSPNPRNYYRCSVDGCPVKKRVERDNEDPRCVITTYEGVHNHQSSF; this comes from the exons atgctTTCAAGCTTTACTTATTTTCACGCTCGATCAAAAATGTCTGCAGGTAACAATTACAGACCGTTGGATTTGCCTCAGAGAGAGTCCTTATATCATGCCGACCAGTCCAGTTTTGAGCTTCCGGATGATCATGAGTATAACTACATGTTCGATGAGTACTTGCTGCAGGAGGATCCACTGTCTAATATTAATGCTTCTGGGTCTGTTCAGAATCCTCTTTATCAAGCAAATGAAGTGGCCGAGTCTGGTGGCAGTGGCGGGTGCAGCTACCCTGAAGGCTCTAGTACTACAA cgagagagctagagagtACTGGCAACGAGAGAAGGGAGGCCGTCAGAGAAAGAGTTGCGTTTAGAACAATATCAGAGGTTGAAGTTCTGGACGATGGGTTCAAGTGGAGGAAGTATGGGAAGAAGATGGTCAAGAACAGCCCAAATCCCAG GAATTACTACAGGTGCTCAGTTGACGGATGCCCTGTGAAGAAAAGAGTTGAGAGAGACAACGAGGATCCAAGGTGTGTGataacaacatatgaaggcgtCCATAACCATCAAAGCTCTTTTTAG
- the LOC133867299 gene encoding probable WRKY transcription factor 50 isoform X2 → MKPPCASHGGNNYRPLDLPQRESLYHADQSSFELPDDHEYNYMFDEYLLQEDPLSNINASGSVQNPLYQANEVAESGGSGGCSYPEGSSTTTRELESTGNERREAVRERVAFRTISEVEVLDDGFKWRKYGKKMVKNSPNPRNYYRCSVDGCPVKKRVERDNEDPRCVITTYEGVHNHQSSF, encoded by the exons ATGAAGCCGCCTTGCGCGAGCCATGGAG GTAACAATTACAGACCGTTGGATTTGCCTCAGAGAGAGTCCTTATATCATGCCGACCAGTCCAGTTTTGAGCTTCCGGATGATCATGAGTATAACTACATGTTCGATGAGTACTTGCTGCAGGAGGATCCACTGTCTAATATTAATGCTTCTGGGTCTGTTCAGAATCCTCTTTATCAAGCAAATGAAGTGGCCGAGTCTGGTGGCAGTGGCGGGTGCAGCTACCCTGAAGGCTCTAGTACTACAA cgagagagctagagagtACTGGCAACGAGAGAAGGGAGGCCGTCAGAGAAAGAGTTGCGTTTAGAACAATATCAGAGGTTGAAGTTCTGGACGATGGGTTCAAGTGGAGGAAGTATGGGAAGAAGATGGTCAAGAACAGCCCAAATCCCAG GAATTACTACAGGTGCTCAGTTGACGGATGCCCTGTGAAGAAAAGAGTTGAGAGAGACAACGAGGATCCAAGGTGTGTGataacaacatatgaaggcgtCCATAACCATCAAAGCTCTTTTTAG
- the LOC133867178 gene encoding (S)-coclaurine N-methyltransferase has translation MVGLMQVPYDATVRLMLSTLERNLLPDAVIRRLTRLLLAGRLRSGYKPSSELQLSDLLEFVLSLREMPIAIKTNEPKAQHYELPTSFFKLVLGNNLKYSCCYFSDKSKTLEDAEEAMLELYCERSQLKDGHAVLDVGCGWGSLSLYIAQKYSNCKVTGICNSTTQKAFIDQQCRDLQLQNVEIIVADISTFEMEASYDRIYSIEMFEHMKNYKDLLKKISNWMKQDSLLFVHHFCHKAFAYHFEDINDDDWITRFFFTGGTMPSANLLLYFQDDVSVVNHWLVNGKHYAQTSEEWLKRMDQKSASIKPIMESTYGKDSAVKWTVYWRTFFIAVAELFNYNDGEEWMVALFLFKKK, from the exons atggttggGCTGATGCAGGTACCCTACGACGCCACAGTGAGGCTGATGCTATCTACACTGGAGCGCAATTTGCTACCCGACGCTGTGATACGGAGGCTCACACGGCTGCTATTGGCCGGCCGGCTTCGCTCCGGTTACAAGCCATCTTCCGAACTCCAGCTGTCCGACCTCCTCGAATTCGTACTTT CTCTAAGAGAGATGCCCATAGCCATCAAGACTAACGAGCCAAAGGCTCAACATTACGAGCTGCCGACCTCTTTCTTCAAGCTGGTCCTTGGAAATAATCTTAAATACAG TTGTTGTTACTTCTCTGATAAGTCAAAGACCCTAGAGGACGCAGAAGAAGCAATGTTGGAGCTTTACTGTGAGAGGTCACAGTTAAAAGATGGTCACGCTGTTCTTGATGTTGGATGTGGCTGGGGGTCACTATCTTTATACATTGCACAGAAGTATAGTAACTGCAAGGTTACAGGGATTTGCAATTCAACAACCCAGAAAGCATTTATTGATCAGCAGTGTAG GGATCTTCAGCTGCAGAATGTAGAGATCATTGTTGCAGATATTAGCACATTTGAAATGGAAGCATCCTATGACCGAATATATTCCATCGAAATGTTCGAG CATATGAAGAATTATAAGGATCTTCtgaagaagatatccaattggATGAAACAGGATAGCCTTCTCTTTGTTCACCATTTCTGCCACAAAGCATTTGCATACCACTTTGAg GACATAAATGATGATGACTGGATTACTAGATTCTTCTTTACTGGAGGTACCATGCCCTCAGCAAATCTGCTTCTATATTTTCAG GATGACGTTTCAGTTGTTAATCACTGGCTTGTGAATGGGAAGCATTACGCACAGACAAG TGAAGAGTGGCTGAAAAGAATGGACCAGAAGTCTGCTTCCATCAAGCCAATTATGGAATCAACCTACGGCAAGGATTCTGCTGTCAAGTGGACTGTCTACTGGAGAACATTCTTCATTGCTGTCGCAGAACTCTTTAATTACAATGATGGAGAAGAATGGATGGTTGCACTTTTcttattcaaaaagaaataa
- the LOC133867179 gene encoding uncharacterized protein At4g33100, protein MGLKGEKKKASHSSTSPCAHLRAAYHNCFNRWYSEKFVKGQWEKEECVSEWQKYRACLSEHLDDKHLSRFLEAEAVVDPTIQDESGRNPVEGAASGVPQ, encoded by the exons ATGGGGCTCaagggagagaagaagaaggccTCTCATTCGTCAACATCCCCTTGTGCCCATCTCAGAGCTGCATACCACAACTGCTTCAACAG ATGGTATTCAGAGAAGTTCGTGAAGGGTCAGTGGGAGAAAGAGGAATGTGTTTCTGAGTGGCAAAAATACAGAGCTTGCCTTTCT GAACATTTGGATGATAAGCATCTGAGTCGATTCTTGGAAGCTGAGGCCGTTGTCGATCCAACTATTCAAGATGAATCCGGAAGAAACCCAGTTGAGGGTGCAGCTTCTGGCGTTCCTCAGTAG